A genomic segment from Necator americanus strain Aroian chromosome III, whole genome shotgun sequence encodes:
- a CDS encoding hypothetical protein (NECATOR_CHRIII.G13163.T1) — protein MMQIKERIERSKKKNKDKTAETRGKERVPRKARKQKSRVDSKQTSTTASSTTITATTSKKATTSKTTATTAATTTTTTTTKSGDKSKESSKLGRNILPKVFCLLVIIITIAVVAGLIALCYYLYREHKKPTITGSTECDCICDRPELMKPHPPLIVISLDGYAKKYLSRKLQPTFEKMARCGVSAQAVYSGFPSITFPNHYTMATGFHPGNHELVHNTIYDPTVHPEARYLGKHSQDDHYKKEAIWSYYKRYWKRKTATYSWIGSQHNSTHYLQPDYMIPFSSDMVPSEQLKQIVKWLRMDEPDRPGLIMVYIMEPDFTGHRTMGLTLSKMLSHLDQQLDLLIQTLKADGILCCVNLVIISDHGMAAIKNIVVLERHFNLKGMTITTGVLTHIFKRNSTLSDKEITEPLTCKGTDHVRVFTKSTMPLRVHYSSSKRIGDFVLLSKTDTRIVSTEKDFITPTNPNQHGFDYIEPDMHTIMFAQGPSLRKNVSLPPYHMVEYMNLWKKLLNLPSMENDGEDALMDQALNTHQERIRVVHPEIRECARLELPSVLTPGGRLVCGKCSSQDEEVLKNWNGCAARGLSETIIPQSETEHLCKLSNFCKDMVIIGSSTKEAFSTTLFEIYNKDGDEQLLSNDCTYHMIKKSSTCEEFSTTENMRLETLSAFPGRVLANERGLFVPWKQRFSKEILKPLNEYTRRIVTKLGRVISITGTVYDHDYDGKHSVDSSKTNHPTHLFRILLTCRREWSDDGTYCKQASDTKVLSFVLPHMDGDINCMSEYELLLQYTATVKEVETVSGLFFNFTKIPETDQLLLKMHISTTLW, from the exons ATGATGCAG ATTAAGGAAAGAATTGAACGCagtaagaagaagaacaaggaCAAAACCGCGGAAACTAGAGGAAAAGAGCGAGTACCGAGGAAAgcaagaaagcagaaaagccGG GTGGATTCAAAGCAGACATCAACAACAGCATcatcaacaacaataacagcaacaacatcaaaaaaagcaacaacatcaaaaacaacagcaacaacagcagcaacaacaacaacaacaacaacaacaaaaagcgGAGACAAATCGAAAGAAAGTTCGAAGTTGGGAAGAAATATTCTACCAAAAG ttttttgccTCCTAGTGATTATCATCACTATAGCTGTCGTCGCTGGACTCATCGCTCTGTGCTATTATCTTTATCGAGAACATAAGAAACCTACCATTACTGGGAGCACTGAATGCGACTGCATATGTGATAGACCAGA GTTAATGAAACCACACCCTCCACTAATTGTCATATCGCTTGATGGTTATGCGAAGAAGTACTTGTCGAGGAAGTTACAACCAACCTTCGAGAAAATGGCAAGATGTGGAGTATCAGCTCAA GCGGTTTATTCTGGCTTCCCATCGATAACATTTCCAAATCATTACACGATGGCAACAGGATTCCACCCGGGTAACCATGAACTTG TTCATAACACTATATATGATCCAACAGTGCATCCAGAAGCTAGATACCTAGGGAAACATTCGCAGGATGATCACTACAAAAAGGAAGCG ATTTGGTCCTATTACAAGCGATATTGGAAGCGAAAGACTGCTACATACTCATGGATCGGCTCGCAGCACAACAGTACAC ACTATCTACAACCAGATTACATGATACCATTTAGCTCCGACATGGTCCCAAGTGAACAGCTAAAGCAG ATAGTGAAATGGCTTAGGATGGATGAACCTGACCGTCCAGGTTTGATTATGGTGTATATCATGGAACCTGATTTCACTGGGCACAGAACTATGGGTCTAACG CTTAGTAAAATGCTGAGCCACCTCGACCAACAACTCGACCTACTGATTCAAACTTTGAAAGCAGATGGGATATTGTGTTGTGTAAATTTGGTCATAATTTCTGATCACG GAATGGCTGCTATAAAAAATATCGTTGTTCTTGAACGCCATTTCAACCTTAAAGGGATGACTATAACAACTGGTGTATTAACACATATTTTCAAGAGAAACTCAA CACTAAGCGATAAAGAAATCACTGAACCTTTGACGTGCAAAGGAACCGACCACGTCCGCGTGTTTACGAAGTCGACAATGCCCTTACGTGTCCATTACTCCAGTTCTAAAAGAATCGGAGATTTTGTCCTACTTTCTAAAACGGACACAAGAATAGTGAG CACTGAAAAGGACTTTATCACGCCAACAAATCCTAATCAACACGGTTTCGATTACATCGAACCAGATATGCACACAATTATGTTCGCCCAAGGACCAAGCCTCAGGAAGAATGTCAGCCTTCCTCCTTACCATATGGTAGAATACATGAATCTATGgaaaa AATTGCTCAATCTTCCATCTATGGAAAATGACGGCGAGGACGCTCTCATGGATCAGGCTCTAAACACACATCAAGAACGCATACGAGTAGTACACCCTGAGATACG AGAATGTGCTCGCCTTGAACTGCCCTCCGTACTAACACCTGGTGGGAGATTAGTCTGTGGGAAATGCTCTTCACAAGATGAA GAAGTGCTTAAAAATTGGAATGGCTGCGCTGCTAGAGGACTTTCTGAAACAATAATACCACAGTCGGAAACGGAACATTTATGCAAACTTTCAAACTTCTGCAAAGATATGGTAATAATCGGAAGTTCAACAAAAGAAG CATTTAGTACCACCCTGTTCGAAATCTACAATAAAGACGGCGACGAGCAACTTCTCAGTAATGATTGCACTTATCATATGATAAAGAAATCTAGTACCTGTGAGGAATTTTCCACAACCGAAAATATGCGTTTGGAAACACTTTCCGCGTTTCCTGGTAGAG TTCTGGCCAATGAGCGAGGGCTTTTCGTTCCTTGGAAGCAAAGATTTTCGAAAG AAATCCTGAAGCCACTTAACGAATACACGAGGAGAATTGTGACTAAGCTTGGGAGAGTGATCAGTATTACTGGAACTGTTTACGACCATGACTACGACGGGAAACATTCTGTGGATTCTTCAAAAAC CAATCATCCCACTCACTTATTCCGGATACTTCTCACATGCAGACGTGAATGGTCTGATGATGGTACCTACTGTAAACAAGCAAGCGACACTAAAGTTCTTTCCTTCGTGCTCCCGCACATGGATGGTGACATCAATTGTATG AGCGAATATGAACTACTCCTACAATACACCGCTACTGTTAAAGAAGTTGAAACCGTATCAGgactattttttaatttcacaaaaataccTGAAACTGACCAATTGCTGTTGAAAATGCACATCAGCACCACATTATGGTAG